The proteins below come from a single Oceanispirochaeta sp. genomic window:
- a CDS encoding DEAD/DEAH box helicase family protein, whose translation MKLRKHQQEMSDLCDRINNGEPIREIICDVTPGGGKTGLGIIAAKKLTRGFCDKVAVFVPRNTLKYQFESDMIDPFFESDRTIRAADNTPDPSRGLDGFSTTYQGLSSNPESMINDFEKHKYIKICDEFHHISDDGEWEKPLNVLRDLSKLNIYMTGTAFRQKDRISFLPYGDNGYLDRRETPYRKFLTYTRTDALEENAIVPIEFETIDGSGRYRKNDKIISFNTIEHKDLEAALKSDYAFQLIDHGLDKFMTFRKYNPDAKMIIVGRDIATTQLYCDHVNKRINSNSVSSDDKDSVDIINRFKAGEFPVLCGTGIPYEGLNVPDCSDMVALTHIRSISWLSQMTARAVRVTPWKTIARITAPADPEFLQFMSALINEQEQICGSSEEDERNKKGKGTPKHGIEIIQGSAHIPPSAKEKIVREELNLRINRYISEQSTKIINGKKTFVHTESMTRRKILWYRIYIKIGRKCQLKEMTMPEMDLALNLIIDLTSK comes from the coding sequence GTGAAATTAAGGAAACATCAGCAGGAAATGTCTGATCTTTGTGATCGTATCAATAATGGTGAACCTATCCGGGAAATTATTTGTGATGTTACCCCTGGAGGAGGAAAGACTGGGCTCGGTATTATTGCTGCCAAGAAACTTACAAGAGGATTTTGTGACAAAGTTGCTGTATTTGTTCCCAGGAACACTCTGAAGTATCAATTTGAAAGTGACATGATAGATCCTTTCTTTGAATCTGATAGAACAATAAGAGCTGCAGACAACACACCGGACCCATCAAGAGGACTGGACGGGTTCTCCACCACCTACCAGGGATTGTCCAGCAATCCGGAAAGTATGATCAATGACTTTGAGAAACATAAATATATAAAAATATGTGACGAATTCCACCATATCTCTGATGACGGAGAATGGGAAAAACCGTTAAATGTTTTAAGGGACCTTTCTAAACTCAATATTTACATGACCGGAACAGCTTTTAGACAGAAAGACCGGATATCCTTCCTTCCATACGGAGACAATGGCTATCTGGACCGTAGAGAAACGCCATACAGGAAGTTTCTCACCTATACTCGTACCGATGCCCTGGAAGAGAATGCAATCGTTCCTATCGAGTTTGAGACAATAGATGGTTCTGGAAGATACCGGAAGAATGATAAAATTATTTCATTTAACACAATTGAACATAAAGATCTTGAAGCTGCCTTGAAGAGTGACTATGCCTTTCAATTGATAGATCATGGATTAGACAAATTCATGACTTTCAGAAAGTACAATCCCGATGCAAAGATGATCATTGTTGGAAGGGATATTGCCACCACTCAATTATATTGTGACCATGTTAATAAAAGGATAAATTCAAATTCTGTTTCATCTGATGATAAAGACTCTGTTGATATTATCAATAGATTCAAAGCTGGAGAATTCCCGGTCCTTTGTGGAACCGGTATACCCTATGAAGGTTTGAATGTCCCTGATTGTTCTGACATGGTAGCTTTGACTCATATCAGAAGTATTAGCTGGTTGTCTCAAATGACTGCAAGAGCTGTCAGAGTAACCCCTTGGAAGACTATAGCTCGCATAACTGCACCTGCAGATCCGGAATTTCTTCAATTTATGTCTGCTTTGATAAATGAGCAAGAACAAATATGCGGATCATCTGAAGAGGATGAAAGGAATAAAAAAGGTAAAGGGACCCCTAAACATGGTATTGAAATTATACAAGGAAGTGCTCATATTCCTCCTTCTGCAAAAGAGAAGATAGTCCGGGAAGAATTGAATTTAAGGATAAACAGATATATAAGCGAACAATCAACAAAGATAATCAACGGAAAAAAAACTTTTGTTCATACTGAATCTATGACCAGGAGGAAAATTCTCTGGTACAGGATATATATAAAAATAGGTAGAAAATGCCAACTCAAGGAAATGACTATGCCAGAAATGGATTTAGCTCTCAATCTCATTATAGACTTGACAAGTAAGTGA